Part of the Paenibacillus kyungheensis genome, ATAACTCAACAGAAATCTTTCAACGCTTGATTTGAATAATTGAAAATTATGTATGATTTAATCTTATATAGTCTATGTTTTCACATAATACATTCTATTAATTTTATTGACAGCATATTCAAATAAGATATAATCTGATGTAGATATTTTATTCCTATTAATTGAAATTAAAGATTTTATTTCCTTCTGGTAAATTACATAATGGTATTTTTGTGATTAAATGTATCTTAGTAACAGATAAATGAATACTATAAATGGAGGTTAGGATGGATAAAATAAAAGAGAGTTTGATTACGGTTGCTAGAAGTTTGGATTCAGAAAGGAAAATTGATACGGATTTATGGAATATGAATCTAATGGAACTAGGTATGAATTCGATTGAATATATAAAATTTATAGTTGCAGTTGAAGAAAATCTAGGAATGGATTTTCCTGATCAATTGCTAGATCTCAATGAATTTAATACATTTAAAAAAATAGAAAATTATATTAAGGAATTGATAAAAGAAAATAAATGAATCAACATTTTTTAACATTAAATTTATTTTTCTATAATTTTATATTAAATATTGATATAGTATACAAAAAATGATACAATCACAACAAAATTTGTAAATATGTATTTTATGAAATTCATCAAATAACTTATTTAATCGTTGTTTCGGCACGTTACATAATTATTTGATACATATGCCATATCTTCTTGTAGTGCGATTTATTTGCATGAAAGGGCGAAGCTTTGTTTAAAACACATTCCCAATATAAACCATTTTTCAGAAGAGTCCGTTTGAAGAATGGTTTTATTTATTATCAGTTTAGAAAGGGCTTACAAAATTTTGAAAAGTAGCGCTTACACACATGATTTCAAGTAAACCATAAGTGGGTGGTAATAACATGAAATGGTATGTATTATTTGTTAAAAATGGTGAGGAAGATTATGTAAAAAATCAAATTCAAATGCGATTAAATGAGTTTGGTTGTAATTGTCTTGTCCCAAAACGAAAAGTCCCAGAAAAGAAAAATGGCATAATAAATCATGTCGTAAAGATTATGTTTCCGGGTTATGTATTTTTACAAACAAAAATGAATTTCTTTAAATATGATCTTATAAAAACAATACCTCATATTATTTATTTTCTAAATTATAGAAATAAAAAAGATTCCAGTTTAAATTCATCCGGTCAACATGAAGAAGCATTTTTTAAATTTATTCCTGATAATGAAATGAACGGGCTACTAAATTTAATAAACCTTGAGAATGATACGTTGGAATATTCAAAATTCTGTTTAGATCAGGAGAAGTTAACAATTATATCTGGACCCTTAATTGGCATGGAAGGAAGAATCAAGAAAATAGATAGACGAAAACAACGAGCCAAGTTATTGATTAATGTTATGGGTCAGGAAAAATTAGTCGATATTGGATTTGAAGTTTTGAATTTAAAAAATTATGCTTTATTAGATAAACAAGCTAATCTTAGAGAAGGATTAAGGAAAAAAGTTGAGCGTGTGATTAGAACTTTGATTCAAATCCCAGAATTTTTGCCTAAAGGTAACACATTAGCTAATTATGGAATGAATTCAATCACTTTTCTAAGGCTGATGTGCAACTTGGAGACTGAATTTGGAATTGAATTATGTGATGATGACCTTTGTATAGAGAGATTAAAAACTGTAGATGATATTACTTACTACATTCAGAAAAAAATTTAACAACATAACAGGGTACATAATCTGCATACAGAACTAATGATACCGTGAGTTTAGAGATAATATTTTTAAAATATTAAAAAAGGAGTTAGAAAATTGACTATTAAAATTCTTGAAACTCATTCTCCTATGATAGCAACGTATCCACACCATGCAAGTCTGTTTTCAATTATTGAAGATGATCCGCGAGCCTTAAGCTGGATATTTCACAATTATCTACTACTATTTCTTCACCATGATGAAAAAGGAGAATATGGTATAGATTTTTGCTCTCAATATTTTCCTTGGCATCAACTTAAATTTTCATCTTGTCCGTTAATTTTATGTAGAAACTATGATACAGAGATTTTATTGAAAAATTCCAAGTTAAGCGACCTGATCATAAGCTTAATAGATACAGAAAGTTATGTGTATTTTTTTAGAGATATTGGAAATAATAATAGGCATGAAGTATTAGTCTCAGGATATGATTTGTCATCTCAAACATTTTTGTGTCATGATTTTTGGAGTGACGTTTTTAGTGAAAAATGGATACCCTTTAATGAAATCCAAACAGCCACTACTAAAGTATCTCATGCTGAATGGGCTGTAGATTATTTGAATGGAATATGGACATTACAAAAAAATCCGAAATACAAGAATAAAGATGAATTTTATTACGAAACAGTACTTAATTTCAATAAAGAAGATCTAATACATTGTCTACGGGAATATTTAGGATATGATAACAATGTAAGACAGGTTTTGAAAAAAGATAACCGTATCGTCGGCATTGATATTTACGATACAATGATCAATATGCTTGAAAAACAAAAAAATAATCCAATTAATCTGCCGTTTACTCCTCATCCTTTTCAAGTCCTATATGAACATAAAAAGTTAATGGCATTTGCTATTGAGAATTTTATTGATACTTATACTCACTTGGAAAAAGTAAAGTTATTAGTGGAAGAATCAAAAAAATTAAGGAATATTGTGATTTACTGTAATATATCGTTGGCGAGTAACCAAGTTTATAAACGATATGATTCAATAATTGAAAATATAAAGATTTTAAAAAATCTAGAATCAGATTTATTTAACACATTAATTGAAGAATATAACAATATATAGTTTTTTCAGATTCTGGCAATATTGATAGTAGATGAGGATCAAAAAGATAGCTATTTGGTTGCAAGCGTTCGAACATAATATTTAACTGTCTTACTTTTTTTGCAACTGATGTCAATAAAATTTGTAATCGATCAAATATATTTGGAATATGTCGGAATAAATGTGATTTGTTGACTATATATAATTCATGTAGTAAAGTTTGTAAAATATCATTTAAAATTTTGATAAGTATAATATAGAAAATCGTATTGAGTTTTATGTGAATTGAGAAAGCTTGCACAAAGCGAGCAAAGGATTAAGTTAAAAAATCAAGGTGATACCAATCGCTGTTTCGACACGTTGGCTTACTTTTGAGGTTATATAACTATTTCGTAGTCTATATGTGATATAGATGACTGGGCGAAGCTGTGACTTCAGGTTATTGAAATCTTATGCTCGTGAAATCAGATTTAAATAAATTCATTTATTGCAACTATTAGGATGCTTACACTTTCGAGTGTAAGTTTTTTTATTATCAGAATGCTGATGGAAAGAGGTTAAATAAAAATGGTAAATGAAAAAAAACTATTTCCTTTAATTCACCCTCAGAAACGCATTTGGTACATAGAGAAGATTCACCCCGGGCTTCCGTTGCACAATATTGGGGGTCTGATATGGATTGAGGGAGAAGTCGATAAAACATTGTTAGAAGAAGCAATACATCTTTTCATCCAAAACCATGAAGGAATTCGTAGCCAGATTACAGAATTAGAAGATGGCGTTTTTCAATCTTTTGAGATACACAGCAGACCCGAAATTCATATGCTTGATTTTTCCAAATATGAGAATCCAAAAGCCGCGGCATCGGTATGGGCAGAAACGGAGTTCGGAAAACCATTTGAACTGTTGGAGAAGCCTTTGTTTGAATTCGCAATCGTTAAAGCATCCAAACAACTGAACGGGTATTTTGTTAAATTCCATCATCTTGTATCTGACGGTTGGAGTATTCAAATTATGTCAGAACAGATTTATCAGTATTATATGAAGCTAAAGAATGGAGAAACGGTTGATCACGAATGTAGAAGCGGATACGCGGATTACATTCTTCAGGAAGAAAAATACTTGTCCCAGGATCGATTTGAAAAAAATAAACGGTATTGGTTGGACAAATTCCGAACAGTCCCAGAAATTTTTTTACAGCGAAGTGCTAACCAGTTGACGGGCAGAAGGAAAACGTTTTGGCTGAATGATTCTCTTTCGTCTGCGATTAATGAATATGTCCAGACAAATCGTTGTTCGTTGAACACCTTTTTTATCTCTTTAGTTTTGCTTTATCAGCACAAACTTACACATCAAAAAGACCTCATTATCGGCACACCAGTTTTGAACCGTTCGGGCGTTAAGGAAAAGCAGATTGTCGGTATGTTTACGAGCACATTACCTTTTCGCATGGGAATCGATAGCATGGAATCAGTATCTATTTTTACTCGCCGGGTTAATAAGGAATTGATGCAGAGTTATTATCATCAGAAGTTTCCATACGATTTGCTCATTCAAGAATTGGAACTGCGAAAAAAAGGCTATGATCAGCTTTTTCAAATTAGCGTCAATTATTACAACACCAAGCTTGTCCGTGAGTGGGAAGGCCACGAAATGGAAAACGAAGAATTTTACTGTGGACATCAGATTTTTCCATTGCAAGTTGTAATCAAAGACTGGTCAGAAACAGGAAGACTAGAGATAAAAATCGATTACCAGACGAACGATTATACGGATGAAGATGTTAACACTCTATTTGAAAGATTAGTGTTACTCGCCGAACAGATGGTTCGTTCAGCAGGGCAATTGAAGATAGCTGAACTGGAATTAATATCAGATCAAGAGCGACACAAGCTGATTTATAAATGGAACTCTACAGAGGCCTATTATCCCAAAAATCTATCGGTTCATCAGCAAATTGCTCAACAGGCTATTGAAACACCAGAGAAGATTGCGGCTGTATGGGAAGGAAAATCGTTAACTTATGCTCAACTACTCGATTTTTCTAATAAGCTTGCTCATAGACTCGTTCTTGAAGGAATCGGGAAAGGAAGCCTTGTAGCACTATTATTGAACCATTCGTTTGAAACGCTGATTGCGATATTAGCCGTTCTTAAAACAGGCGCAACTTACTTGCCTATAGATACGACCTATCCAGGAAAGCGCATTCGATATTTGTTAGATGACAGTCAGGCCGCTATCCTTATTTGTAATATTGATGTAGCCGAGGAAATTGGTTATTCGGGAAAACAGCTCCGCTTGGACATGGATGTACTGCAAAGGATGCCGTCGGAGATAGAACCTCTTTCATTCGAAGTTTCACCTCAGGATCCGGCTTATATTATCTATACTTCTGGTTCTACTGGTAACCCTAAAGGAGTTATTGTTACGCATCAGGGACTAATGAATTACACTTGGTGGGCCCGAAAAACCTATTTCACAAATGAACGGGATGTTGTTGCGCTATACTCCTCACTTGCTTTTGATTTGACCGTTACATCGATATTTCCGCCACTTATCGGTGGAAATACAGTAGCCATCTATTCTGCGGCTGAAGACGAATTTGTACTGGATCGTATTATTGAGGATAACATAACAACAGTTCTTAAATTAACGCCTGCTCATTTGTCATTAATCAAACATCGTGAAAACTCCCATTCTGCCATCCGCATGTTAATAGTAGGCGGAGAGAATTTGAAGGCGGCGGTTGCTGCCGAGGTATGCCGCAGTTTTGCTAGTCGTGTAACGTTGATCAACGAATATGGACCGACAGAAACCGTCGTCGGGTGTATCACTCATCATTTCGATCCTGATATTGATGTTGAAGGTTCTGTTTTGATCGGTCGTCCGATTGCTAACACACAGGTGTATGTCGTAGATGAACAGATGCAAGCCGTACCTGTAGGTGTAACCGGTGAAATTTATATCGCGGGTGACGGAGTGGCGAATGGTTATCTCGGTCGTTCCGATTTGACAGAACAACGATTCATTCCAAACACATTTACAGGAAACGGAATGATGTACAAAACAGATGATCTGGCATTTTGGCATACGGATGGCAACTTGGAATATATTGGTCGTAACGATTCACAAATTAAGCTTAACGGATATCGGATCGAATTGGGTGAAATCGAAAACCAGTTGATAGAAATAGAAGGTATCGACGAAGCAGTCGTAACAGCACGCCAAATTGATAAAAAAATAACTGCACTAGCCGCTTATCTTGTCACGAGCAGGAAGGATATAACCTCCTATGTTGTAAGGCAAGCACTGCTGGATAAAATTCCAGCTTATATGTTGCCTCAATATATGGTGTTTCTAGATGCATTGCCGATGACCGTCAACGGAAAGGTGGACCGCAGAGTTCTTCCCGATCCGGACATGGTAAATGTTTCTGTATCTGAAAAGGTACTAAATGATCGACAGCAGATCTTGTTGCAGATCATGAAAGAGATTCTCAAGTCCGAGTCCATATCTTTACAGGATAATTTTTATCAATTGGGTGGCGATTCCATCAAGGCTATTCAAGTGATGAGCAAACTGAACGAAGTTGGATTAAGTGTTCAGGTGAAAGACATTTTATCGTTTCCGATTTTAAGCGAATTGGCTTCTATTATTGAACAGAGCAATTCTCTTACATCTCGCAGTATTCCAGTAGAAGGAAGCATCCGGCCAACTCCGATTACGGATTGGTTTTTTACGAGTGATCTCGTCTATCCGCATCATTACAATCAGTCAGTGCTGTTGTCTATGAAGCAAAAGGTAACTTCAGAGATGATCGGTTTGGCTCTGAGAGAATTGGAAAGTCATCACGATTCTTTGCGGCTACATTTGGTAGAGTCTACTGGAAGACTTCATTATATTGAAAAAAGATCAACTGTCGGTATTCCGCTCGAAGTAGTTGATTTGGACAATTTTACAAGCGAAGAAGTGGAAGAGATCATATTGAATCGTTCGTTAACGTGCAAGCAAAGCTTACATATGATCGACGGCCCTTTGTTTAAATGCATACTATTTCACAGAAGCAATGAGCCAGATTTACTGCTCTTAACGGCTCACCATCTGATTATTGATGCTGTATCATTACGCATTTTGCTGGAGGATCTGGAACGGACATTACAGTCAAAAATAGCCGGTGAATCAACTTCGCCTCAGCTTGTCAGAACAGATTCGTATCAAGCTTGGGCTGAGGCGTTGGCTATTTATAGTCATGAAAAAGCCATCAAGGAATTATCATATTGGCAGTCGATTATTCATAGAATTGATACACCATTGATAGTCGATTATGAGAACAAACCGAGTACAATCAACAATACGTACACAATGCAGGCTGAATTAAGCGAAAATTACACTTCCATGTTGTTGACAGAAGCCAATCAGGCATATGGAACCAGACCAAGTGAACTTCTAGTTGCTGCACTAGCGTTAGCTTGTAATGCGATGAGCGAAAAAAGTTCATTCACCATAGAACTCGAATCACATGGACGTGAGGCGATTTCAAATGATGTCAATGTATCTCGTACGGTGGGCTGGTTCACTTCGATGTATCCGGTACGCTTAGACATTCCAAATGATCCTATTGGCAATCAGATCAAGGCTTTTAAAGAGCAACTTCGAGCTGTACCCAAACAAGGAATTGGCTACGGGGCATTGGTGCTTGCGCGGAAACTTCCGCGCTTTACAGCACGAACGATACGCTTCAATTATTTGGGGGAAATTGATGATCAGTTGAATGCTTCGTTTTTTGAATTAGCGAATTATGCGACAGGATATGAGCAAGCCGCTGAAAATCGGTTTGAAGTGTTAGTTGATATTGTGCCTTACATTCAGAATAAGCGCTTCAACATGTCGGTCACCTATAGTTCCAACGATTTCCTACCGTCAACCATAGAGCGCTTTGTGCAATGTTATATCGAACAACTTCAAGGAATCATCCAACATTGCTGTACAAAACAAGAGATTGAATTTACTCCGTCAGACTTCGAAACAACAAATCTGAATCAGGACGAACTGGATAGTCTATTCACATAAAGCATATAAAAGGGGACTGTCTGATGACTTTTAAACAGAAGTATGTTCTGTATGCTACGGCAATCATGCTGATGTTGAGCAGTCTGTTTACTCCCTATACGAGTGCAGCTGTTGAGCCGTTATCGTCGGATCAAAAAAAAACAATTAATCAGTATATTGACGAAATACAGGCCGATGCTAAAATTCCCGGTCTGGCCGTTGTTGCTGTACAAGGCGACAAATTAATGTTCGAACAATATTCAGGTGTTAGCGATATCGAGCAAAAGAGTGCTGTCACATCCAAAACTGTATTTGAGCTGGGTTCCAATTCAAAAGCCTTTACTGGTCTAGCTGTTCTACAATTGGAGAAACAGGGCTTAATTAAGCTTGAAGATCCGATAAGTAAATATTTTCCTTGGTTCTACTTAATATATAAGGGGAAGAAGATTGTACCCACAGTCGGGCAGTTGTTGCACCATACGTCGGCTATCTCACCGGATACGATTGGTAACATACCTGTATCGAATGCGGACGATGCACTTGAGCAGACCGTGCGAATGCTTGTCGGAAAAGAAGTCCAAGATTATAAGGGACTGAAACCTGGCGAATATTTTATGTATGCGACAATCAACTACGATATTCTCGGTCTACTGATTCAGCAAGTTAGTGGTATGTCTTATGAAGATTACTTGCTACAACACATTGTTCGACCTTTAGGTCTTAATAGCACGTTTTTATACCATGAAGATGCTGTACAGCATGGGCTTGCTACTGGTTATAAATTCGGCTTTTTGCGTCCACATGCTTATGACGCTCCAAGATATCGTGGAAACACACCGGCAGGTTATGTGAACTCTACTCCTGCAGATATCGCCAGATGGATGCAAATTCAACTTCGGGTAATTCAACCTGCTGAATTTGACTCTACTTTGATCGAACAATCGCACGAGAAAGATTTGACCGTGGCTCCAGATGGGAACGGTTCATCTTATGCCGCAGGTTGGTCAATTTACCAATCGGGCAGTGGCGAAATCGCGCATGGTGGGAACAATCCAAACTTCTCATCCTATATTATAATGCGCAATGACGGTCAGCTTGGTGTAGCAGTAATGGCTAATATGAATTCCGATTATACCGAATCTATAGCCCGTGGCGTTATGGCAATGATACGCGGACAGACTCCTATTCAGCCGACGTCTGACACTTACGAAAAATTGGATAAAATCGCTTCGGTGGCACTCGTTATTTTCGATGTAGCTCTGCTTGGACTTTTATATATTCTTGGCATTGGCATTGTACAAATTGGAAAAAGAAAGCGGCGTTGGGCAGGGATACGAGGATGGAAAATTGCGAAGTTCATAACTTCGTTATTTTTTTTAGCTTTGTATTTAAGTGGCTTGTATTACTTACCGATGATTTCATTTGAAAAACTTCCATGGAATGCGCTCAACGTATGGGCTCCATATACGTTAATACCGACTGTTATCGTCGCAGCTGCATTCGGAGTAGTTTACACCGTGTATCATCTATTGATGCAGTTGTTCCCTTTACAAAAGGAAAAAAACTATTTGTCTCTTCTTATGCTTGGCATAGTTAGCGGCTTCGGCAATGCGTTCATTATTTTTGTTGTCAATCAGACGTTCGGCAGAACCGATAACCTGACCAACGGGTTTTTGTTTTACTTTGCACTTGGCATTCTGATGTATGTTTATGGACAGCGCTATATCAGCACGAAACTGGTCACACTAACAAATAATTATGTGTATGACAAACGAACAGAGCTAATTGGCTTAATTTTGAAGACTCCGTATGAGAAGCTTGAGCGAATGAAAGACGGGCGTCTACATGCTGTATTGAACAACGATACAGAAACAGTAAGCCGTTCTATAAACACCGTTGTATCAGGCATGGTTTCTTTCATCACGTTAATTTGTTGCTTTGTTTATCTAGCAGTGCTTAATGTATATGCCTTTTTGCTTTCCTTGTTAGTGATCATTGCAGTGGTGGGGCTGTACTATTTGCTAGGAAGCAAAGCAGAAAAGTTCTGGGAAGAAACGCGCGAAATCCAAACCGAATTTTTCCGCTTAATTAATGATATGCTACGAGGTTTCAAGGAACTTCGACTTAATCGTGTGAGAAACAGTGCTTTCAAAAACCATTTGAACGAAAGCTTGGACACGTATCGGATCAAGCGGACAGAAGGCGATGTACGAATGGCAAACGTTAATGTCGCGGGGGAATTGTTATTTACTGTTGTGATCGGAGCTGTCGCATTCTTGTTCCCGCTCATTTTCCCAAGCTTAGTTACAAGTACGGTTCAGATTTACGTATTTGTTTTTCTGTATATGACTGGGCCGGTCAATGTCATTCTGAATGCTTATCCAATGTTCTTACAAATTCGGATTTCTTGGAAACGTATTCAAGAGTTGTCATCCGAAATAGAACAACTTCAAAGCGAAGATACCTCTGCAAAAGTTCAGTTTGTTTCCGATGAAAATATTGAACTTACTATTCGAAATGTGCGTTATAGCTATGGAGAAAGCGAAGATAGCTCCTTTATGGTTGGGCCATTCGATTTTAGCTGTCGTTCGGGAACGATTACGTTTATAACAGGAGGAAACGGCAGTGGCAAGACAACGCTAGCTAAGCTAATGACCGGTTTGTACGAGCCGATTGACGGTACTATTACAGTAAATGGAAAGGTTATCGCTTCCGAACAACTGGGAGACTTTTACTCGGCTGTATTCAGTGATTATTATTTGTTTGAACGGTTATACGGAATCGATTGCTCGGGCAATCAAGAGCGAATCTCTTCGTTGCTCGGCTGGTTGCAGCTAGAGAATATAGTCACGGTGCAAGATGGACGCTTCTCAACCATATCACTATCAACGGGTCAGAAGAAACGGTTAGCTTTACTTGTCGCTTTCCTCGAAGACAAGCCCATTTATTTGTTCGATGAGTGGGCGGCTGATCAGGATCCCGAGTTCCGTCGCCGTTTTTATTATGAAATTTTGCCTGAGTTAAAAGCAGAAGGAAAGTGCATTATTGCTATCACACATGATGATAGATATTTCCATGTTGCTGATACGCTTATTCATCTTGAACGAGATAAATTGATGCAATATCGGGATCAAGAAGCTACGATTCGAGTCTAATTCTTATATAACGAGGAGAGATTACAGTGGAAGAACAAAAAGCCCAAATAAAGCAATACGTTTCAAGATTTTTCCGTAAGCATGAGCTACAGGATGACGAGAACATGTTCGAACTAGGCATTGTGAACTCTTTATTTGCGATGCAGTTGGTCACCTATGTAGAAAGTATGATCGGCATAACGCTGGAACCTCATGAGCTTGACATGAATAACTTTCATAGCATTAATGCCATTATGAAGCTTATTGAGTCTAAGAACACACTTACAGAATAGCGCTTTTTATTCTATCTAGGATCTGAAAAAGTGGAAGGAGGTTACTCGGATGGAACCTTCAAATGCGAAGAAACCTGTACGCCGACGGAATAGCAAAATCAAATGTTTAGTATGGGACTTGGACAATACGCTTTGGGAAGGTGTACTGCTAGAAGATATCCAAGTCAAAGTAAAAGAAGGAGTTGTAAAGATCATTCAGGAGTTAGATCGACGAGGTATTCTACAGTCGATTGCGAGTAAAAACGATTATTCGGTAGCTATCGCCAAACTGGACGAATTTGGTCTGAGCGAATATTTTCTTGTTCCTCAAATAAACTGGAACTCCAAATCATCATCTATTCAGCTAATTCAGCAATCTTTGAACATCGGTCTCGACACTTTTGCATTTATCGATGACCAGCCGTTTGAACGTGAAGAAGTCGCTTATATGCTATCTGATGTCCTATGTCTTGATGCTGATCAATTGGAACAATTATTGAATTTGCCAGAACTGATGCCGGATTATGTGACAGAGGACTCTCGCCAGCGAAGAATGATGTATCAGAGCGATTTCCAGAGAAAACAGGCAGAGGAGCAATTTCAGGGTCCACAAGAGGAGTTCCTTGCCACACTCGGTATGGTGATAAGAATTTCACCTGCTCACAGCGAAGATTTGCACCGGGCAGAAGAACTGACGCTTCGTACAAATCAATTGAATACAACAGGATATACATACTCGCTAGAGCAACTCGAAACATTATCACGATCTGACCGTCACAAACTGCTTGTCGCAAGTCTGGAAGACAAATATGGCACTTATGGCACCATTGGACTGTCTTTGGTTGAGCTTGGAGAAGAAGCATGGAGACTTAAGCTATTGCTTATGTCCTGTCGGGTGATGTCACGTGGTGTCGGTTCTATTATGCTACAACATTTGCTACTTTCAGCTAAGCAAGCAGGCTCTCGTTTTCAGGCTGAGTTTGTGTCTAATGATAGGAACCGAATGATGTATATCACGTTAAAATTTGCCGGATTTTATGAAGTTTCTTCTATGGATGAGACGGGCGTACTGCTTGAGAATGATCTTTCGCAGGTTGGCGGATTTCCAAAATATATAGATGTGCAAGTGATGGATTAGGAGGGATACTTTTGGATAAAATCGCATTTATTTTCCCAGGGCAGGGCTCGCAATATATCGGCATGGGAAAAGAATTATTTAACGATTTTGACATAGCCAAAGAGACGTTCGCTGAAGCAAATGAAGTACTTGGATTTGATCTACAAAAAATTTGCTTTGAAGGAAGCTTACAAAAATTAAATCAAACGGAAAACATGCTACCTGCCATATTGACTGTTAGCGTTGCGGCGTTTCGTGTCTATATGAAGGAAATCGGATATAAGCCTACTTTTTTGGCAGG contains:
- a CDS encoding acyl carrier protein, translating into MDKIKESLITVARSLDSERKIDTDLWNMNLMELGMNSIEYIKFIVAVEENLGMDFPDQLLDLNEFNTFKKIENYIKELIKENK
- the loaP gene encoding antiterminator LoaP, whose protein sequence is MKWYVLFVKNGEEDYVKNQIQMRLNEFGCNCLVPKRKVPEKKNGIINHVVKIMFPGYVFLQTKMNFFKYDLIKTIPHIIYFLNYRNKKDSSLNSSGQHEEAFFKFIPDNEMNGLLNLINLENDTLEYSKFCLDQEKLTIISGPLIGMEGRIKKIDRRKQRAKLLINVMGQEKLVDIGFEVLNLKNYALLDKQANLREGLRKKVERVIRTLIQIPEFLPKGNTLANYGMNSITFLRLMCNLETEFGIELCDDDLCIERLKTVDDITYYIQKKI
- a CDS encoding amino acid adenylation domain-containing protein → MVNEKKLFPLIHPQKRIWYIEKIHPGLPLHNIGGLIWIEGEVDKTLLEEAIHLFIQNHEGIRSQITELEDGVFQSFEIHSRPEIHMLDFSKYENPKAAASVWAETEFGKPFELLEKPLFEFAIVKASKQLNGYFVKFHHLVSDGWSIQIMSEQIYQYYMKLKNGETVDHECRSGYADYILQEEKYLSQDRFEKNKRYWLDKFRTVPEIFLQRSANQLTGRRKTFWLNDSLSSAINEYVQTNRCSLNTFFISLVLLYQHKLTHQKDLIIGTPVLNRSGVKEKQIVGMFTSTLPFRMGIDSMESVSIFTRRVNKELMQSYYHQKFPYDLLIQELELRKKGYDQLFQISVNYYNTKLVREWEGHEMENEEFYCGHQIFPLQVVIKDWSETGRLEIKIDYQTNDYTDEDVNTLFERLVLLAEQMVRSAGQLKIAELELISDQERHKLIYKWNSTEAYYPKNLSVHQQIAQQAIETPEKIAAVWEGKSLTYAQLLDFSNKLAHRLVLEGIGKGSLVALLLNHSFETLIAILAVLKTGATYLPIDTTYPGKRIRYLLDDSQAAILICNIDVAEEIGYSGKQLRLDMDVLQRMPSEIEPLSFEVSPQDPAYIIYTSGSTGNPKGVIVTHQGLMNYTWWARKTYFTNERDVVALYSSLAFDLTVTSIFPPLIGGNTVAIYSAAEDEFVLDRIIEDNITTVLKLTPAHLSLIKHRENSHSAIRMLIVGGENLKAAVAAEVCRSFASRVTLINEYGPTETVVGCITHHFDPDIDVEGSVLIGRPIANTQVYVVDEQMQAVPVGVTGEIYIAGDGVANGYLGRSDLTEQRFIPNTFTGNGMMYKTDDLAFWHTDGNLEYIGRNDSQIKLNGYRIELGEIENQLIEIEGIDEAVVTARQIDKKITALAAYLVTSRKDITSYVVRQALLDKIPAYMLPQYMVFLDALPMTVNGKVDRRVLPDPDMVNVSVSEKVLNDRQQILLQIMKEILKSESISLQDNFYQLGGDSIKAIQVMSKLNEVGLSVQVKDILSFPILSELASIIEQSNSLTSRSIPVEGSIRPTPITDWFFTSDLVYPHHYNQSVLLSMKQKVTSEMIGLALRELESHHDSLRLHLVESTGRLHYIEKRSTVGIPLEVVDLDNFTSEEVEEIILNRSLTCKQSLHMIDGPLFKCILFHRSNEPDLLLLTAHHLIIDAVSLRILLEDLERTLQSKIAGESTSPQLVRTDSYQAWAEALAIYSHEKAIKELSYWQSIIHRIDTPLIVDYENKPSTINNTYTMQAELSENYTSMLLTEANQAYGTRPSELLVAALALACNAMSEKSSFTIELESHGREAISNDVNVSRTVGWFTSMYPVRLDIPNDPIGNQIKAFKEQLRAVPKQGIGYGALVLARKLPRFTARTIRFNYLGEIDDQLNASFFELANYATGYEQAAENRFEVLVDIVPYIQNKRFNMSVTYSSNDFLPSTIERFVQCYIEQLQGIIQHCCTKQEIEFTPSDFETTNLNQDELDSLFT
- a CDS encoding cyclic peptide export ABC transporter: MTFKQKYVLYATAIMLMLSSLFTPYTSAAVEPLSSDQKKTINQYIDEIQADAKIPGLAVVAVQGDKLMFEQYSGVSDIEQKSAVTSKTVFELGSNSKAFTGLAVLQLEKQGLIKLEDPISKYFPWFYLIYKGKKIVPTVGQLLHHTSAISPDTIGNIPVSNADDALEQTVRMLVGKEVQDYKGLKPGEYFMYATINYDILGLLIQQVSGMSYEDYLLQHIVRPLGLNSTFLYHEDAVQHGLATGYKFGFLRPHAYDAPRYRGNTPAGYVNSTPADIARWMQIQLRVIQPAEFDSTLIEQSHEKDLTVAPDGNGSSYAAGWSIYQSGSGEIAHGGNNPNFSSYIIMRNDGQLGVAVMANMNSDYTESIARGVMAMIRGQTPIQPTSDTYEKLDKIASVALVIFDVALLGLLYILGIGIVQIGKRKRRWAGIRGWKIAKFITSLFFLALYLSGLYYLPMISFEKLPWNALNVWAPYTLIPTVIVAAAFGVVYTVYHLLMQLFPLQKEKNYLSLLMLGIVSGFGNAFIIFVVNQTFGRTDNLTNGFLFYFALGILMYVYGQRYISTKLVTLTNNYVYDKRTELIGLILKTPYEKLERMKDGRLHAVLNNDTETVSRSINTVVSGMVSFITLICCFVYLAVLNVYAFLLSLLVIIAVVGLYYLLGSKAEKFWEETREIQTEFFRLINDMLRGFKELRLNRVRNSAFKNHLNESLDTYRIKRTEGDVRMANVNVAGELLFTVVIGAVAFLFPLIFPSLVTSTVQIYVFVFLYMTGPVNVILNAYPMFLQIRISWKRIQELSSEIEQLQSEDTSAKVQFVSDENIELTIRNVRYSYGESEDSSFMVGPFDFSCRSGTITFITGGNGSGKTTLAKLMTGLYEPIDGTITVNGKVIASEQLGDFYSAVFSDYYLFERLYGIDCSGNQERISSLLGWLQLENIVTVQDGRFSTISLSTGQKKRLALLVAFLEDKPIYLFDEWAADQDPEFRRRFYYEILPELKAEGKCIIAITHDDRYFHVADTLIHLERDKLMQYRDQEATIRV
- a CDS encoding acyl carrier protein, translated to MEEQKAQIKQYVSRFFRKHELQDDENMFELGIVNSLFAMQLVTYVESMIGITLEPHELDMNNFHSINAIMKLIESKNTLTE